From the genome of Danio aesculapii chromosome 16, fDanAes4.1, whole genome shotgun sequence, one region includes:
- the LOC130243669 gene encoding serine/threonine-protein kinase pim-2 produces the protein MSDWSIDVIKTPICTTSDWSTDATQTPVHKVSDWSLDVTQPAFHLPTSDCCIDTTQISVLDASEWSANFPQTSQHTTSDWSINNGETPACTQASVSRQIENNRKMTTQVINSCHYLIGDMLGEGYFGTVYKGRRLHDDFKVAVKFVTKTEDVEYISISGHSEPLPLEVALLILANGESTVPEIIQLLDWQDQEDHYIMVLEYPSPCEDLFGFTESYGGSIDEGLARVVMQQATQAAYMCCRHGVLHRDIKLENLLINKKTHKVKLIDFGCGDLLKKSPYKTFTGTDEYCPPEFEETGEYNGKPATVWSLGILLFALVCGDFPNTHDLHMINENNYSKAGLSDECCRLISCCLQRKPEQRIQLNEILLHEWFKDTDVEN, from the exons ATGTCAGATTGGAGCATTGATGTGATCAAAACTCCAATATGCACCACATCAGATTGGAGTACAGATGCCACCCAGACTCCGGTACACAAAGTGTCAGACTGGAGTTTAGATGTCACCCAGCCTGCATTTCACTTGCCCACTTCCGATTGTTGTATCGATACCACTCAGATTTCAGTCCTTGATGCCTCTGAGTGGAGTGCCAATTTCCCTCAGACTTCACAACACACAACGTCAGACTGGAGCATCAATAATGGTGAAACTCCAGCCTGCACACAGGCCTCTGTTTCAAGACAAATAGAGAATAATAGAAAGATGACAACTCAGG tcATCAATTCTTGCCACTATCTGATCGGTGACATGCTGGGTGAAGGATACTTCGGAACTGTGTACAAGGGGCGACGTCTACATGATGACTTTAAg gTGGCAGTGAAATTTGTCACAAAGACAGAAGATGTGGAATACATAAGTATT TCGGGTCATTCAGAGCCCCTTCCTCTTGAAGTTGCACTTCTCATCCTCGCCAATGGAGAATCCACTGTTCCAGAAATAATCCAGCTTCTGGACTGGCAGGACCAGGAGGATCATTATATAATGGTGCTGGAATACCCTTCACCCTGTGAGGACCTATTTGGTTTCACAGAAAGCTATGGAGGATCCATTGATGAAGGTTTAGCGCGTGTTGTTATGCAGCAGGCAACTCAAGCTGCATACATGTGCTGCCGCCATGGTGTTCTACACCGCGATATCAAACTTGAAAATCTACTGATCAATAAGAAGACTCATAAAGTCAAGTTGATAGATTTTGGGTGTGGCGACCTTCTCAAGAAATCACCATACAAGACATTTACCG GTACCGATGAGTACTGCCCCCCAGAGTTTGAGGAAACGGGTGAGTACAACGGGAAGCCGGCAACAGTCTGGTCCCTTGGCATCCTCTTGTTCGCATTGGTGTGTGGAGACTTTCCCAACACTCACGACCTGCACATGATCAATGAGAACAACTACTCCAAAGCTGGCTTGTCCGATG AATGCTGTCGGTTGATTAGTTGCTGTCTCCAGCGAAAGCCAGAGCAGCGGATTCAACTAAATGAGATTCTTCTCCACGAATGGTTCAAG gacaCTGACGTGGAGAACTGA